GGTCGTTAAATTGCGCTTGATTGTAGTAATAAAGTGTCCGAATGGGGTAAGGAATATTAATTCCAGCTTGGTCGCACGCTTTCTTTAGGGCAATAATTACCCGCGTTCTCGTTTGGCGTACCTGGATTTTTTGTGGGGCACTCCAGTAACGCACTACTAACTCGATTGCACTATCACCAAATGCTACTGCATCAACTTCCGGAGGTGGACTTGGCAAAACACCTTTAACCTGCTTGACCGTCTCCAGCAACAAATCAATTGCACTTGCTAAATCAGTACTATAGTCAACGCCTAACTCTAAGTCAGTTCGACGGTGTGGCATTGCAGTCAGTACCTGCACCGAACTTGTAAAGACGATCGCATTAGGAATCAGTACGCGTTCCCCTTGGTAAGTTCTTATTTGAGTCGAGCGAATCGTAATATCTTCTACAGTTCCTTCTGAACCATTAACTATTATTTGATCGCCCAATCGGAAAGGTTCATTCAAAAGTAATAACACGCCTGCTAAAAAGTTTTTAAAAATGTCTTGAAAAGCAAAACCAAAGGCAACTGAACCTAAGCCAAGTAAACCAATAATATCTCCTAGCCGCAAATCTGGAAATGCAAGAACACACGCAAGGAGAATACCGGCTACCCAAGTTGCAACATGAGTAATCTGAATAAGAAGCGATCGCAGCGATTGACTTTTAACTACTCGCTTTGTTGCTACATGAGTCATTCTGCGCGTAACATTCGCCGCATAACGCGTCAAAAACAAAATAATAATTGCTGCGGCAAAGGCTGGAAGTGCTTCAATAGTATTACCTAACAATTGTAACAAACTTGCTTGTACTTCTTGAATTAGAGCATTCATAAATCAAAAAATTAACAAAAGCTATTTGCCGATTTTAATATTTTTTGAATGTATATCCGTTTAAATTAGAGTCTTGATAGGAATTATAAAACCTAATTTAGTAGTTTATTCGTGATTTAAAAAATAACTTATGATTTCGTAGAAATAGCTAAAGATAGATTCTAAAAAACTTTTATTTATAATTTTAATTATGGATA
This region of Chroococcidiopsis sp. TS-821 genomic DNA includes:
- a CDS encoding mechanosensitive ion channel family protein produces the protein MNALIQEVQASLLQLLGNTIEALPAFAAAIIILFLTRYAANVTRRMTHVATKRVVKSQSLRSLLIQITHVATWVAGILLACVLAFPDLRLGDIIGLLGLGSVAFGFAFQDIFKNFLAGVLLLLNEPFRLGDQIIVNGSEGTVEDITIRSTQIRTYQGERVLIPNAIVFTSSVQVLTAMPHRRTDLELGVDYSTDLASAIDLLLETVKQVKGVLPSPPPEVDAVAFGDSAIELVVRYWSAPQKIQVRQTRTRVIIALKKACDQAGINIPYPIRTLYYYNQAQFNDRYPAKDRTDSHIN